One window of the Dermacentor andersoni chromosome 10, qqDerAnde1_hic_scaffold, whole genome shotgun sequence genome contains the following:
- the LOC126543645 gene encoding anoctamin-1-like, whose amino-acid sequence MSIQFGFVTLFVAAFPLAPLFALINNVCEIRLDAYRYSKRLRRPVAERAPNIGAWQAILRLLARCAVICNAFLIAFTSEFIPRLVYQVRHSKGLSLSGYVNFTLATFDTSDFDDVHRPNKSTLNGELVRECRYVGFREPSGTENEYQLSGTFWVITTAQLCFVIIFEHVVFFITGVVAGMIPAMPKSVAQRMKREQIVVQDLIAKLQDIDTAAAAAIANRARLMSM is encoded by the exons ATGT CGATCCAGTTCGGCTTCGTTACACTGTTCGTGGCCGCGTTTCCCCTGGCGCCCCTGTTCGCACTCATCAACAATGTCTGCGAGATCAGGCTCGACGCGTACCGGTACAGCAAGCGGTTACGTCGGCCAGTCGCCGAGAGGGCGCCAAACATCG GTGCGTGGCAAGCCATTCTGAGGCTCCTCGCCCGCTGTGCCGTCATTTGCAAT GCGTTCCTGATCGCCTTCACGAGCGAGTTCATCCCGCGACTGGTGTACCAGGTGCGCCACAGCAAGGGCCTCAGCCTCAGCGGCTACGTCAACTTCACGCTGGCCACGTTCGACACCAGCGACTTCGACGACGTCCACCGGCCAAACAAAAGCACGCTCAACGGGGAACTCGTGCGGGAGTGCAG GTACGTGGGGTTTCGCGAACCATCGGGCACTGAGAACGAGTACCAGTTGTCCGGCACCTTCTGGGTCATCACCACCGCCCAGCTATGCTTCGTCATCATCTTCGAG CATGTGGTGTTCTTCATCACTGGTGTCGTAGCTGGCATGATTCCGGCCATGCCCAAGTCGGTGGCCCAGCGAATGAAGCGAGAGCAGATTGTCGTTCAGGACCTCATCGCCAAGCTGCAAGACATCGACACGGCCGCCGCCGCTGCAATAGCCAATCGGGCACGCCTTATGTCGATGTGA